GACCGAGTCCAGGTGCGCGCCGAGCATCACGGTGTGCGCGGGGTCGCCGCCCGGGGCCTGGGCGACGACGTTGCGGGTGGTGCGCTTCTCCTGGCGCTCGCGGAGTTCGAGGGTGACGGTGACGCTGCCCTCGTCGAGCGCGGCGGCGAGCGCGTCGCCCTCGGTGCGGGAGACGCCACCGGTGGGGATGCGGACGGCCGCGGGGTCGCCGAGGGTGCCGGTGAGCTTGCCGTCCAGGTTGTTGGAGATCAGCGCTGCGGCCGCACCCGCCCCGGCCGCGGCCGTCTGCTTCTGGAGGAAGGAGCAGCCGCCCCGGGCGATCAGCGCGATCCGCCCGGTGACCCCGGTCTCCGCGTAGTCGGCGGCCTCGCAGCCGGTCGTGCCGTCCACCGGCACCCGGACCAGGTCGGCCGTCAGCCCGCCCTCCTCGGTCGACGCGGTGTACGTCATCGCCTCGACCTCGGCGTCCCGGGGCTCCGGGGTGACCACCGCCAGTTTCTCGGCGAGCGTCTCGGCGTACGTGAAGGGGAAGGACTCGTACCGGGCCTCGTAGCCGGCCCGGCGCAGCCGTTGGAGGACGTACGCGGCCGAGGCGTCGTGGCCCGCCGATCCGGCCGCCCGGTTTCCGCCCGCCGCGTCGGCCGCCTCCTGGAAACGACGCAGGTGCCGGTAGGCGCCGGTGGCGGAGGAGGCCTCGACGAGTTCCCGGGAGAGCTCGGCGGCCTCCCGGGCCGGGTCGGGGCCGGCGGAGGGCGGCGGGGCCGCCGCGCCCAGCAGCAGCGGGGGGAGCAGCGCGGCCGCGGCGACGAGCGGCAGCGCGCGGCGGCGGGCGGCGGCCCTCACCTCGCGGTCCGGGAGGTGGTGCTCCGTGCTGCCTTCTTGGAGGGTGCGGGCTTCCTCGCCGGTGCCGCCTTCTTCGCGGACGCTTCCTTCTTCGCCGCCGCGGCCGTCTTCGCTTCCGCCTTCGCCTGCTGCTTGAACGCGCGGACCTCGGCGAGCGACTCGGGGCCGGTGATGTCGGCGACCGAGCGGTGCCCGCCCTCTTCCCCGTACGCCCCCGCCGCCTCCCGCCACCCGGGCGGCCGGACGCCGAACCGTTTGCCCAGCAGGGCCAGGAAGATCTGCGCCTTCTGGGTGCCGAAGCCGGGAAGCGCGTTCAGCCGGGCCAGCAGCTCCGTACCGGAGGAGGCGCCGGCCCACACCGCGCCCGCGTCACCGTCGTACTCCGCCACCAGGAACCGGCACAGCTGCTGCACCCGCGTCGCCATGGAGCCGGGGTAGCGGTGCAGGGCCGGTTTGCCGGTGAAGAGCGCGGTGAACGCCTCGGGGGAGTGGGCGGCGATCTCCCGGGCGTCCAGGTCCTCCGCTCCCATCCGCAGGGCCAGCGAGTGCGGACCGGTGAAGGCCCACTCCATGGGGACCTGCTGGTCGAGCAGCATGCCGACCAGGGCGGCCAGCGGGCTGCGGGCCAGCAGCTCGTCCGCTTCCGGCCGCTGCGCGATCCGGAGGCCGGGGACGCCGTT
The DNA window shown above is from Streptomyces sp. NBC_00247 and carries:
- a CDS encoding M28 family peptidase, which encodes MRAAARRRALPLVAAAALLPPLLLGAAAPPPSAGPDPAREAAELSRELVEASSATGAYRHLRRFQEAADAAGGNRAAGSAGHDASAAYVLQRLRRAGYEARYESFPFTYAETLAEKLAVVTPEPRDAEVEAMTYTASTEEGGLTADLVRVPVDGTTGCEAADYAETGVTGRIALIARGGCSFLQKQTAAAGAGAAAALISNNLDGKLTGTLGDPAAVRIPTGGVSRTEGDALAAALDEGSVTVTLELRERQEKRTTRNVVAQAPGGDPAHTVMLGAHLDSVSEGPGINDNGSGSAGLLEVALRLAATHRTPANAVRFAWWSAEENGLVGSDAYVATLTAAQRQQIALYLNFDMIASPNGVQFVFDGDDSEASGSGPGPAGSAQLERGITEFLDRRKTPYESSDFTGRSDYGPFIEAGIPAGGTDTGAEGIKSATQAGTFGGKEGVAYDPCYHAACDTLDNIDRAAFETNIDVIANAVGTWSQDLRPLTGAAPATAGTDRHGSGRLRTGHGRDAA
- a CDS encoding HhH-GPD-type base excision DNA repair protein, encoding MTTSRKNAGESGENGVPGLRIAQRPEADELLARSPLAALVGMLLDQQVPMEWAFTGPHSLALRMGAEDLDAREIAAHSPEAFTALFTGKPALHRYPGSMATRVQQLCRFLVAEYDGDAGAVWAGASSGTELLARLNALPGFGTQKAQIFLALLGKRFGVRPPGWREAAGAYGEEGGHRSVADITGPESLAEVRAFKQQAKAEAKTAAAAKKEASAKKAAPARKPAPSKKAARSTTSRTAR